One Pseudomonas tolaasii NCPPB 2192 genomic window carries:
- a CDS encoding MaoC family dehydratase — protein sequence MPYVPVAQLKDYVGKELGRSEWLTIDQARINLFAEATGDHQFIHVDPVKAAQTPFGSTIAHGFLSLSLMPKLMEDILIMPEGLKMAVNYGLDSVRFIQPVKVNSRVRLNVTLTDVTEKKPGQWLFKATATLEIDGQEKPAYIAESLSLCFV from the coding sequence ATGCCCTATGTACCTGTAGCGCAGCTCAAAGATTATGTCGGCAAGGAACTGGGACGTTCCGAATGGCTCACCATCGACCAGGCGCGTATCAACCTGTTCGCAGAAGCCACCGGTGATCATCAGTTCATCCACGTCGACCCGGTCAAGGCCGCGCAAACACCGTTCGGCAGCACCATCGCCCACGGCTTTCTGTCGCTGTCACTGATGCCCAAGCTGATGGAGGACATCCTGATCATGCCCGAAGGCCTGAAGATGGCGGTCAACTATGGCCTGGACAGCGTGCGGTTTATCCAGCCGGTGAAAGTCAATTCCAGGGTGCGCCTGAACGTCACCCTCACCGACGTCACCGAGAAAAAACCTGGCCAATGGCTATTTAAGGCCACCGCCACCCTGGAAATCGACGGCCAGGAAAAACCTGCTTACATCGCCGAGTCGTTGTCACTCTGCTTCGTGTAA
- a CDS encoding LrgB family protein — protein MTFDWQGAWAAVIHHPLFGIGITLGAYQLVLAAFEKTRWIFLQPVLVSMLLVIGVLVSCGLTYVEYRKSTEIMGILLGPATVALAVPLYLNLRRIRQLFWPIFTTLVIGGVLATGLCVLLGWWFGAEHMMLMTMAPKSVTSPIAMLVAEQIGGVAALAAVFVLITGVIGAMIGPAYLSRLGVRSPEARGMALGMTAHAVGTSVALQESEECGAFAALAMSLMGVATAVFLPLAVSVIV, from the coding sequence ATGACCTTTGACTGGCAAGGCGCCTGGGCTGCCGTGATTCATCATCCCCTGTTCGGCATCGGTATCACCCTCGGCGCCTATCAGCTGGTGCTGGCGGCCTTCGAGAAAACCCGCTGGATCTTCCTGCAGCCGGTGCTGGTGTCCATGCTGCTGGTGATCGGCGTGCTGGTCAGTTGCGGGTTGACCTACGTCGAATACCGCAAAAGCACCGAAATCATGGGCATCCTGCTCGGCCCCGCGACTGTCGCGCTGGCCGTGCCGCTGTATTTGAACCTGCGGCGCATTCGCCAATTGTTCTGGCCGATTTTTACTACGCTGGTGATAGGCGGGGTGCTGGCGACCGGCCTGTGTGTGCTGTTGGGCTGGTGGTTTGGCGCCGAACACATGATGTTGATGACCATGGCGCCCAAGTCGGTCACCTCGCCGATTGCCATGCTGGTGGCCGAGCAGATTGGCGGCGTGGCGGCGCTGGCGGCGGTGTTTGTGCTGATCACCGGCGTGATCGGCGCGATGATCGGCCCGGCGTACCTGTCACGCCTGGGCGTGCGCAGCCCCGAAGCACGCGGCATGGCCCTGGGCATGACCGCCCATGCCGTCGGCACCTCGGTGGCCTTGCAAGAGAGTGAAGAATGCGGTGCCTTTGCGGCGCTGGCCATGAGTCTGATGGGCGTGGCCACGGCAGTGTTCCTGCCGCTGGCCGTGTCGGTGATTGTTTAA
- a CDS encoding CidA/LrgA family protein translates to MLLRGLTWLVLFQLIGTAINHLLLPMLPGPIIGLLLMLGFLIWRGEVGEPLSLAASSLLRYLPLLLVPPAVGVMVYAKDIAADFWAIVGALVLSLVIAMGFVGVLMQQMVKRKEKDQ, encoded by the coding sequence ATGCTGTTACGGGGCCTGACATGGCTGGTGCTGTTTCAATTGATCGGCACCGCGATCAACCATTTGCTGTTGCCGATGCTGCCGGGGCCGATCATCGGCCTGCTGCTGATGCTGGGTTTTCTGATCTGGCGCGGTGAAGTCGGCGAGCCCCTGAGTTTGGCCGCGAGCAGTTTATTGCGTTACTTGCCGTTGCTGCTGGTGCCGCCAGCGGTGGGGGTGATGGTGTACGCAAAAGACATCGCGGCGGATTTCTGGGCCATCGTCGGCGCGCTTGTGTTGTCGCTGGTGATTGCCATGGGCTTTGTCGGCGTGCTGATGCAGCAGATGGTCAAGCGCAAGGAAAAGGACCAATGA
- a CDS encoding C13 family peptidase — protein sequence MRPLAPLALALLLTACGDGESLLPPDARLPDGGRYRGDVVNGLLQGQGRVDYPNGSWYAGQFDKGQWHGQGEWHGSNGEVYKGQFQQGLFDGQGSLTTAGSSYVGGFKNGRRNGEGTLKEGQMTYRGEFKDDQYSGLGRLELADGSQYQGQFAHGKPNGEGQRNDDSGNQFSGHFVDGQLEGNGTFNSADGDIYVGQFKQNQLNGKGRYENADGDVWIGQFKEGALSGKGELIGIDGSHYVGQFSEWRFSGEGRLNLTDGSFYIGGFDSDSYQGKGTLVLTDGTVQAGTWVNGLRVRDADGKLLPDPLETGILAQGRLLDAALAAVPASTPAVELYTLVLAGDGKQSVFLREADYVSNMLATRFGARGQIRLVNHRDHIADRPLATRESLRRAVQTLAERTGPEDLVFIYLTSHGTHEHELVLDQPRMELADLPADELANVLAPLKNRDKIIVISACYSGGFIPALKDERTLIMTASRADRVSFGCSEEADFTYFGDALFAQAFNQTDDLQQAFKLAQVHVAEREQADNFEASEPQIWAPKGVIAHWQLLRKQQARKALESVSMNSKEAKGN from the coding sequence ATGCGCCCACTCGCTCCCCTTGCCCTTGCCCTGTTGCTCACCGCTTGCGGAGACGGCGAATCGCTGTTGCCGCCCGATGCGCGCCTGCCCGACGGCGGCCGTTACCGGGGCGATGTGGTCAATGGTTTGCTGCAAGGCCAGGGCCGGGTGGACTACCCCAACGGCAGTTGGTACGCCGGCCAGTTCGACAAGGGCCAGTGGCACGGCCAGGGCGAATGGCACGGCAGTAACGGCGAGGTCTACAAAGGGCAGTTCCAGCAAGGCCTGTTCGACGGCCAGGGCAGCCTGACCACGGCGGGCAGCAGCTACGTCGGCGGCTTCAAGAATGGCCGGCGCAACGGCGAAGGTACCCTCAAAGAGGGGCAAATGACTTACCGCGGTGAATTCAAGGACGACCAGTACTCCGGCCTGGGTCGCCTGGAATTGGCCGACGGCAGCCAATATCAAGGCCAGTTCGCCCACGGCAAGCCCAATGGCGAAGGCCAGCGCAACGACGACAGCGGCAACCAGTTCAGCGGCCACTTTGTGGATGGACAGCTCGAAGGCAACGGCACGTTCAACAGCGCCGACGGCGACATCTATGTCGGCCAGTTCAAGCAGAACCAGCTCAACGGCAAGGGCCGCTACGAGAACGCCGACGGCGACGTGTGGATCGGCCAGTTCAAGGAAGGCGCGCTGAGCGGCAAAGGCGAGTTGATCGGCATTGACGGCAGCCATTATGTCGGCCAGTTCAGCGAGTGGCGCTTCAGTGGCGAAGGCCGCCTGAACCTCACCGATGGCAGCTTCTACATCGGCGGTTTCGACAGCGACAGCTATCAGGGCAAAGGCACCCTGGTGCTGACCGACGGCACCGTACAGGCCGGCACCTGGGTCAACGGCCTGCGCGTGCGTGACGCCGACGGCAAGCTGCTGCCCGACCCGCTGGAAACCGGAATACTGGCACAGGGCCGCTTGCTCGACGCAGCACTGGCCGCCGTGCCCGCCTCCACCCCCGCCGTCGAGCTGTACACCCTGGTGCTGGCCGGCGATGGCAAACAAAGTGTGTTCCTGCGCGAAGCCGATTACGTCAGCAACATGCTCGCCACCCGCTTCGGCGCGCGCGGGCAGATTCGTCTGGTCAACCACCGCGACCATATCGCCGACCGCCCGCTGGCCACTCGCGAAAGCCTGCGCCGCGCGGTACAAACCCTGGCCGAGCGTACCGGCCCGGAAGACCTGGTGTTTATCTACCTGACCAGCCACGGCACCCACGAACACGAGCTGGTACTCGACCAGCCGCGCATGGAGCTGGCCGACCTGCCGGCCGATGAGTTGGCGAACGTGCTTGCCCCGTTGAAGAACCGCGACAAGATCATCGTGATATCGGCCTGCTACTCGGGCGGTTTTATCCCGGCGTTGAAAGATGAGCGCACGCTGATCATGACCGCCTCCCGTGCCGATCGCGTGTCTTTCGGCTGCTCCGAGGAAGCGGACTTCACCTACTTCGGCGACGCTCTTTTCGCACAAGCCTTCAACCAGACCGACGATTTGCAACAAGCCTTCAAACTGGCTCAGGTACACGTGGCCGAGCGCGAACAGGCGGACAACTTCGAAGCCTCCGAACCGCAAATCTGGGCCCCCAAAGGCGTGATCGCCCATTGGCAATTATTACGAAAACAGCAGGCACGAAAGGCGCTCGAAAGCGTCTCTATGAATAGCAAGGAAGCCAAAGGCAACTAA
- a CDS encoding YceK/YidQ family lipoprotein has product MSKALLVLLALQLAGCATARTLDAAQPGAPVVYAGTRLDLYAINGGCCAKDRFGAEAPSYPHVDLPASALLDTLLLPLSALTVLGVGFNATGGL; this is encoded by the coding sequence ATGAGTAAGGCGCTGCTGGTGCTGTTGGCGCTGCAACTGGCGGGTTGCGCCACGGCGCGTACCCTGGACGCCGCACAACCCGGTGCGCCGGTGGTGTATGCCGGTACGCGTCTGGATTTGTATGCGATCAATGGCGGGTGTTGTGCAAAGGACAGGTTCGGTGCCGAGGCGCCGAGCTATCCCCATGTCGACCTGCCGGCCAGTGCGCTGCTCGACACCTTGTTGCTGCCATTGTCGGCGCTGACGGTGTTGGGGGTTGGGTTTAACGCAACAGGCGGTCTGTAG
- the ubiX gene encoding flavin prenyltransferase UbiX, translated as MSGPERVTLAMTGASGAPYGLRLLDCLVREDREVHFLISKAAQLVLATETDVALPAKVQTMQAFLTEYTGAAAGQIRVYGKEDWMSPVASGSGAPAAMVVVPCSTGTLSAIATGACNNLIERAADVTLKERRQLILVPREAPYSSIHLEHMLKLSNMGVTILPASPGFYHQPQTIDDLVDFVVARILNLLNIPQDMLPRWGEHHLSSDE; from the coding sequence ATGAGTGGCCCGGAACGCGTCACCCTGGCGATGACCGGCGCGTCCGGCGCGCCGTATGGCCTGCGCCTGCTCGACTGCCTAGTGCGCGAAGACCGCGAGGTGCACTTCCTGATTTCCAAGGCGGCGCAACTGGTGCTGGCGACCGAGACCGACGTCGCGCTGCCTGCCAAGGTGCAGACCATGCAGGCTTTCCTCACTGAATACACCGGTGCGGCGGCGGGGCAGATTCGGGTCTATGGCAAAGAGGACTGGATGTCACCGGTGGCTTCCGGCTCCGGCGCGCCGGCGGCGATGGTGGTGGTGCCGTGTTCCACCGGTACCTTGTCGGCGATTGCCACCGGGGCCTGCAATAACCTGATCGAGCGCGCTGCGGACGTGACCTTGAAAGAGCGCCGCCAGTTGATTCTGGTGCCTCGCGAGGCGCCGTATTCGAGCATTCATCTGGAGCACATGCTCAAGTTGTCGAACATGGGCGTGACCATCCTGCCGGCGTCGCCGGGCTTCTATCACCAGCCGCAGACCATCGATGACCTGGTGGACTTTGTGGTGGCGCGGATTCTCAACCTGCTGAACATTCCTCAGGACATGCTGCCGCGTTGGGGCGAGCACCATTTGAGCAGTGATGAGTAA
- a CDS encoding oxidoreductase — protein MYLTPQHILLAGASGLTGEHLLDRLLNEPTVTRVLAPSRKPLAEHPHLENPVGSDPAVILPQLSGQVDIAFCCLGTTIKQAGSEAAFRAVDLDLVVAFAKRAREMGARHLIVISAIGADPKSSVFYSRVKGEMELALRAQDWPQLTIVRPSLLLGERLETRLAEKIAGPLSRLIPGKYHGIEVCELARAMWRLALEEQDGVRVVESDELRKLGK, from the coding sequence ATGTACCTGACGCCTCAACATATCCTGCTCGCCGGCGCCTCTGGCCTGACCGGCGAGCACCTGCTCGACCGCCTGCTCAACGAACCCACCGTCACCCGCGTACTGGCACCGAGCCGCAAGCCGCTGGCCGAACACCCGCATCTGGAGAACCCGGTGGGCAGTGACCCGGCGGTGATCCTGCCGCAGTTGAGCGGCCAGGTGGATATCGCCTTCTGCTGCCTGGGCACCACGATCAAGCAGGCCGGTTCCGAAGCTGCGTTTCGCGCCGTCGACTTGGACCTGGTCGTGGCTTTCGCCAAGCGCGCGCGGGAAATGGGCGCGCGGCACCTGATCGTGATCAGCGCCATTGGTGCTGACCCGAAATCCTCCGTCTTTTACAGCCGCGTCAAAGGCGAAATGGAACTGGCGCTGAGGGCTCAGGACTGGCCGCAACTGACCATCGTGCGGCCTTCGTTGCTGCTGGGAGAGCGCCTGGAAACACGCTTGGCCGAGAAGATCGCCGGGCCGCTGTCGCGCCTGATTCCGGGCAAATACCACGGCATCGAAGTGTGCGAACTGGCCCGCGCAATGTGGCGCCTGGCGCTGGAAGAACAGGATGGGGTGCGGGTGGTGGAGTCGGATGAGCTTCGCAAGCTCGGCAAGTAA
- the mpl gene encoding UDP-N-acetylmuramate:L-alanyl-gamma-D-glutamyl-meso-diaminopimelate ligase, which translates to MHIHILGICGTFMGSMAVLAKELGHHVTGSDANVYPPMSTQLQAQGIELTQGYDPSQFDPAPDLVVIGNAMSRGNPAVEYVLNKGLPYVSGPQWLADHVLQGRWVLAVAGTHGKTTTSSMLAWVLEHAGMSPGFLIGGVPQNFSVSARLGDTPFFVIEADEYDSAFFDKRSKFVHYRPRTAILNNLEYDHADIFPDLPAIERQFHHLVRTIPSEGLVIHPTTEPALQRVIEMGCWTPVQTTGAGGQWQVKLLSEDGSRFEVLFEGEPQGIVDWGMTGQHNVANALVTLAAARHVGVVPSMGIAALSAFKSVKRRMEKVADVNGITIYDDFAHHPTAIATTLDGLRKRVGDAPIIAIVEPRSNSMKLGAHRDGLPESVNDADQVVWYAPANLGWDLPAIAALCTVPSTVCDSIEGIIEFVKQHAKPGTHVVVMSNGGFGGLHGKLAEALK; encoded by the coding sequence ATGCACATTCATATTCTCGGTATTTGCGGCACTTTCATGGGCTCGATGGCGGTTCTGGCCAAGGAGCTGGGCCATCACGTCACGGGTTCCGACGCCAATGTCTACCCGCCCATGAGCACACAACTGCAAGCCCAGGGCATTGAGTTGACCCAAGGCTACGACCCCTCGCAATTCGACCCTGCGCCAGACCTGGTGGTGATCGGCAACGCCATGTCCCGGGGCAACCCGGCGGTCGAGTACGTGCTCAATAAAGGTTTGCCTTATGTGTCCGGCCCGCAGTGGCTGGCGGATCATGTGCTGCAAGGCCGCTGGGTACTGGCCGTCGCCGGCACCCATGGCAAGACCACCACCAGCAGCATGCTCGCCTGGGTGCTGGAGCATGCAGGCATGAGCCCGGGTTTTCTGATTGGCGGCGTGCCGCAGAATTTCTCGGTATCGGCACGTTTGGGCGATACGCCGTTCTTCGTGATTGAGGCCGACGAATACGACAGCGCGTTCTTCGACAAGCGCTCCAAGTTCGTTCACTACCGTCCGCGCACGGCGATCCTGAACAACCTTGAGTACGATCATGCGGATATCTTCCCCGACCTGCCAGCCATCGAGCGTCAATTCCATCACCTGGTACGCACCATTCCGAGCGAAGGCCTGGTGATTCACCCGACCACCGAGCCGGCCTTGCAGCGTGTGATCGAGATGGGCTGCTGGACGCCGGTGCAAACCACCGGCGCGGGCGGGCAATGGCAGGTCAAGCTGCTCAGCGAAGACGGTTCCCGGTTTGAAGTGTTGTTCGAAGGCGAGCCGCAAGGCATCGTCGATTGGGGCATGACCGGCCAGCACAATGTCGCCAACGCTTTGGTAACCCTGGCGGCCGCGCGGCATGTTGGGGTGGTGCCATCGATGGGCATCGCGGCGTTGAGCGCATTCAAAAGTGTGAAGCGCCGCATGGAAAAAGTCGCCGACGTCAACGGGATTACCATCTACGACGACTTTGCCCACCACCCGACGGCCATCGCCACAACGCTGGATGGCCTGCGCAAACGCGTCGGCGATGCGCCGATCATTGCGATTGTCGAGCCGCGCTCCAACTCGATGAAGCTCGGTGCGCACCGCGATGGCCTGCCTGAAAGCGTCAATGATGCCGACCAGGTGGTGTGGTACGCGCCCGCCAACCTCGGTTGGGATCTACCCGCAATTGCGGCGTTGTGCACGGTGCCATCAACGGTGTGCGATTCCATCGAAGGCATCATCGAATTCGTCAAACAACACGCCAAGCCAGGCACTCACGTAGTCGTCATGAGCAACGGCGGCTTCGGCGGGCTGCATGGCAAGTTGGCCGAGGCTCTGAAATGA